A stretch of the Vibrio sp. HB236076 genome encodes the following:
- the rutC gene encoding pyrimidine utilization protein C yields the protein MPKQVVMPAGTSTPIAPFVPGTLADGVVYVSGTLPFDSENNVVYPGDAAAQTRHVLETIQSVVVEAGGTMDDVTFNMIMIKDWQDYASINQVYAEFFPGDKPARYCIQCGLVKEEALIEIATIAHVGVK from the coding sequence ATGCCAAAACAAGTTGTTATGCCAGCAGGCACCAGTACCCCTATCGCCCCGTTTGTTCCCGGCACCTTAGCCGATGGCGTGGTCTATGTTTCAGGAACGCTGCCGTTCGACAGTGAAAATAACGTGGTTTACCCGGGGGATGCCGCCGCGCAAACTCGCCATGTGCTCGAAACCATTCAAAGTGTGGTGGTGGAAGCAGGCGGCACCATGGACGATGTCACTTTTAATATGATCATGATTAAAGACTGGCAAGACTACGCCAGTATCAACCAAGTGTATGCCGAGTTTTTCCCGGGCGATAAGCCGGCGCGTTATTGCATTCAGTGTGGCTTAGTCAAAGAAGAAGCCTTAATTGAAATTGCCACTATCGCTCATGTTGGCGTGAAATAA
- the rutD gene encoding pyrimidine utilization protein D, with product MVFYQTYPSIETAKGTVVLSSGLGGSHLYWQPQVASLQKNFNVVVYDHLGTGRSKASLPDDYHIKDMAKDVLELIDDVNQGPVHFIGHAIGGLIGLEAAAMAPEKLASLVLVNAWDKTDAHTKRCFEIRKSILVNTGLEMYLKAQPLFLYPAQWMKEHRAELDQELAHLLKADIDTDNLKKRIKAAEQYDGRDKLSAIKTPTAVIVSLDDLLVPFSCSAQLFEQLDNAQLFEMNHGGHACNLTRAKQFNALLDDFYQQQIH from the coding sequence ATGGTGTTTTATCAAACGTACCCCTCAATAGAAACCGCAAAGGGGACAGTTGTTCTGTCCTCTGGTTTGGGCGGCTCACACTTGTATTGGCAACCTCAGGTCGCCTCATTACAGAAAAATTTTAATGTGGTGGTTTACGATCACCTTGGCACTGGTCGCAGCAAAGCCAGTTTGCCAGACGATTACCACATTAAAGATATGGCAAAGGATGTCCTCGAGCTGATCGACGACGTAAACCAAGGTCCGGTACATTTTATTGGTCATGCCATTGGCGGCTTAATCGGTTTAGAGGCGGCGGCCATGGCACCAGAAAAGCTGGCCAGTTTGGTGTTGGTCAATGCGTGGGATAAGACCGATGCACACACCAAGCGCTGTTTTGAAATTCGCAAGTCGATCTTAGTCAACACCGGGTTAGAAATGTATCTCAAGGCGCAACCGTTATTTCTTTACCCCGCGCAATGGATGAAAGAACACCGGGCCGAATTAGATCAAGAGCTGGCCCATTTGCTCAAGGCCGACATTGATACCGACAATCTGAAAAAGAGGATAAAGGCCGCTGAGCAATACGATGGGCGAGATAAATTGAGCGCGATAAAAACCCCCACAGCGGTGATCGTGAGTTTGGATGATTTACTCGTGCCGTTTTCTTGTTCGGCGCAATTGTTTGAACAACTGGACAATGCGCAGTTGTTCGAAATGAACCACGGGGGTCATGCGTGTAATCTGACCCGAGCAAAGCAGTTTAATGCACTGCTCGATGACTTTTATCAACAGCAAATTCACTAA
- a CDS encoding malonic semialdehyde reductase, translating into MMSAMIDQLFDNARTQNGWLDKPVTQAQIEELYRLTALGPTSANCCPARFVFITSKEGKEKLAPCLSKGNLEKTMTAPVTVIVAFDKQFYDALPKLFPHGDAKSWFTSSEDFAKETAMRNSSMQAAYMIMAARAMGLDTGPLSGFDVDAVNKTFFADGQWQVNLLINLGYGDASKVYDRLPRLSIDEACFYE; encoded by the coding sequence ATGATGTCAGCAATGATCGACCAATTGTTTGATAACGCGAGAACGCAAAATGGCTGGTTAGACAAGCCTGTCACGCAGGCGCAAATTGAAGAGCTGTACCGTTTGACGGCGCTGGGCCCAACCTCGGCCAACTGTTGTCCAGCGCGTTTTGTGTTTATTACCTCCAAAGAAGGAAAAGAAAAGTTAGCGCCTTGTTTGTCGAAAGGCAATTTGGAGAAAACCATGACAGCGCCGGTGACCGTCATTGTTGCTTTCGATAAGCAATTTTACGACGCCTTACCCAAGCTTTTCCCACACGGCGACGCCAAAAGTTGGTTTACCTCAAGCGAAGACTTTGCCAAAGAAACAGCAATGAGAAACAGCTCGATGCAAGCGGCGTACATGATCATGGCGGCGAGGGCAATGGGCTTAGATACGGGGCCGTTATCGGGGTTTGATGTCGATGCGGTTAATAAGACCTTTTTTGCCGACGGTCAGTGGCAGGTGAATCTACTGATCAACCTAGGTTACGGGGATGCGAGCAAAGTGTATGACCGCTTGCCAAGACTTTCTATCGATGAGGCCTGTTTTTATGAATAG
- a CDS encoding flavin reductase, translating to MNSNQTAIKTAQPSEAMTWIDFSSDHAQGVEAFKNGMACLGSAVNVITTCVDGQYAGFTATAVTSVSDTPPSLLVCLNRNSSVFNTFKNATHLCVNTLSAQQAAISGLFAGKLTQQERFESVDWQAFITGSPVIEGCNHAFDCQISQRLDSGTHVILICDILGVANHKDTSNLVYFNRQYHELY from the coding sequence ATGAATAGCAACCAAACCGCAATCAAAACCGCACAACCCAGTGAAGCGATGACTTGGATTGATTTTTCGAGCGATCACGCCCAAGGGGTAGAGGCGTTTAAAAATGGCATGGCTTGTTTAGGCTCAGCGGTGAATGTGATCACCACCTGCGTCGATGGCCAATACGCCGGTTTTACCGCCACCGCGGTGACCAGTGTCAGTGATACGCCACCGAGTTTACTGGTGTGCCTCAATCGAAATTCGTCGGTGTTTAACACCTTTAAAAACGCGACTCACTTGTGTGTGAATACGCTTTCGGCCCAGCAGGCGGCAATTTCGGGCTTGTTTGCCGGTAAACTAACCCAACAAGAGCGCTTTGAATCGGTTGATTGGCAAGCTTTTATTACCGGGTCGCCGGTGATTGAAGGGTGTAATCACGCATTTGATTGCCAAATTAGCCAGCGGCTCGATTCTGGGACACACGTGATTTTAATTTGTGACATCCTCGGCGTTGCCAATCACAAAGACACGTCCAATCTGGTCTACTTTAATCGCCAGTATCACGAGCTGTATTAA
- a CDS encoding NCS1 family nucleobase:cation symporter-1, with translation MKTEMNKVGDFYELDIGTDLEQSKHFNQDLAPTKVKERTWNKWNIAALWVGMAICVPAYTLGGVLTAYFGLSVTEALVTILIANIVVLIPLTLNAMAGTKYGIPFPILLRSSFGIKGSNIPCLIRGFVACGWFGIQTMFGGLAIHLFLSEISSSWASLGGTGEVLGFFLFWALNILVVIKGANSIKWLETLSAPILFAVALGLLFWASDKVSYTEILATPANRPADAGLWTYFLSGLTAMVGFWATLSLNIPDFSRYAKTQKDQVVGQILGLPLTMFMFAALGVVLTAASEPLFGQVISDPVTMIGQIDSPIGVAIAMLLIIIATLSTNTAANVVSPTNDFQNIAPAYINHTKGVLMTGLLGLVLMSWELMKKLGWIESDISIESTLSNWLLGYSSLLGPIAGIMIVDYFLIKKQSLNVIALYQEGAHPSVNWIGMFAFLIPMACTFVAISFDVLTWFYHYGWFTGAFAGALLYYLGCRYVPRSVSSLTPSTVNTAK, from the coding sequence ATGAAGACGGAAATGAACAAGGTCGGTGATTTCTATGAATTAGACATCGGCACCGATCTTGAACAAAGCAAACATTTCAACCAAGACTTAGCGCCGACCAAGGTCAAAGAGCGCACATGGAATAAATGGAATATTGCCGCCTTGTGGGTTGGAATGGCGATTTGTGTCCCCGCTTATACCCTAGGTGGGGTATTAACCGCCTACTTTGGTCTATCGGTAACTGAAGCGCTGGTTACCATTTTAATTGCCAATATTGTGGTGCTAATCCCGTTGACTCTCAATGCGATGGCCGGCACAAAATACGGTATCCCTTTCCCCATTTTGCTGCGTTCTTCTTTTGGTATCAAAGGGTCAAATATTCCGTGTTTGATTCGCGGTTTTGTCGCCTGCGGATGGTTTGGCATTCAAACCATGTTTGGCGGGTTAGCGATACACTTGTTTTTATCGGAAATCTCTTCGAGTTGGGCGAGCTTAGGCGGCACCGGTGAAGTGCTGGGCTTTTTCCTGTTTTGGGCACTGAACATTCTGGTGGTGATCAAAGGCGCTAACTCAATCAAATGGCTTGAAACCTTATCGGCGCCTATTTTGTTTGCGGTCGCATTGGGTTTGCTGTTTTGGGCCAGTGATAAAGTCTCTTACACCGAGATTTTGGCCACGCCAGCGAACCGACCTGCCGACGCCGGTTTATGGACTTACTTTTTGTCTGGTTTGACGGCCATGGTGGGCTTTTGGGCGACCTTATCACTGAACATTCCTGACTTTAGCCGTTACGCGAAAACGCAAAAAGATCAGGTAGTGGGTCAAATTCTCGGTTTGCCGCTGACCATGTTTATGTTTGCGGCATTGGGCGTTGTGTTAACGGCGGCTTCTGAGCCTTTATTTGGTCAAGTAATTTCAGACCCGGTCACCATGATAGGTCAAATTGACAGCCCAATCGGGGTGGCGATTGCCATGTTGTTAATCATTATCGCGACGCTGTCCACCAACACCGCGGCCAATGTGGTGTCGCCAACCAACGATTTTCAGAACATTGCTCCAGCCTACATCAACCACACTAAAGGCGTGTTGATGACCGGGTTGCTAGGTTTGGTGCTGATGAGTTGGGAGCTGATGAAAAAACTCGGTTGGATCGAATCGGATATCAGTATTGAGTCGACCTTATCCAATTGGCTGTTGGGGTATTCCAGTTTGTTAGGGCCTATCGCTGGCATCATGATTGTTGATTATTTCCTCATCAAAAAACAGTCGCTCAATGTGATTGCTTTGTATCAAGAAGGTGCGCACCCGAGTGTGAACTGGATCGGCATGTTTGCCTTTTTGATCCCGATGGCGTGTACCTTTGTGGCGATCAGTTTTGACGTTTTAACTTGGTTTTATCACTACGGCTGGTTTACTGGGGCTTTTGCGGGTGCCTTGTTGTATTACTTGGGGTGTCGTTATGTCCCTCGTAGTGTCAGCTCGTTAACGCCCAGCACCGTCAATACAGCGAAGTAA
- a CDS encoding DEAD/DEAH box helicase, which translates to MQDSVIQFNELDLNNDILSALDAMGFVSPTPIQAAAIPFLLEGRDALGKAQTGTGKTAAFSLPLLNKIDLSQHKPQAIVMAPTRELAIQVAAEVKNLGKNIRGLKVLEIYGGASIVDQMRALKSGAHIVVGTPGRVKDLISRDRLQLDECHTFVLDEADEMLKMGFVDDVTWIMEQAPETAQRVLFSATMPPMVKTIVERFLRDPAKIDVAGQNHTVDKVEQQFWVVKGVEKDEAMSRLLETEETDASIVFVRTRQDTERLADWLCARGFKASALHGDIPQSLRERTVDHIKQGVIDILVATDVVARGLDVPRITHVFNYDIPFDVESYIHRIGRTGRAGRKGKAILLVRTNQLRMLRTIERVTKSSMEEIQLPHRDKVAEARLAQLGETLALEKEHKSLDKFTDLVNQLQSSLEIDANTLAAMLLKRQQGKRPLFYVGEDPMIEAIERDKQRRKERRENGPRSNTNPQDWDTYQLQVGREQGVQVKDIVGALANELGLGKGSIGAIKLNPEHTFVQLPKSLSSQAATRLSKLKIRQKDVGAVVCDFNDFREPRGRRDNNGGGRRDGGRRDGGGYRGQRDGGARRDGERRFDRNRGGDNRGNFRGERGHSRRRPADA; encoded by the coding sequence ATGCAAGATTCTGTCATTCAATTCAATGAATTAGACTTAAACAACGACATTCTTTCAGCTCTTGATGCGATGGGCTTTGTCTCACCAACGCCAATTCAAGCCGCTGCCATTCCTTTTCTTTTAGAAGGTCGTGACGCATTAGGTAAAGCGCAAACCGGTACAGGTAAAACTGCCGCGTTCTCTTTGCCATTACTCAACAAAATCGATTTATCTCAACACAAACCACAAGCCATTGTGATGGCACCGACTCGCGAATTAGCTATTCAGGTGGCTGCTGAAGTTAAAAACCTTGGCAAAAACATCCGCGGTCTTAAAGTCCTTGAGATCTACGGTGGTGCTTCTATCGTCGATCAAATGCGCGCACTAAAATCTGGTGCACACATTGTTGTTGGTACCCCAGGTCGTGTAAAAGATTTGATCTCTCGCGATCGTCTTCAACTTGACGAGTGTCATACTTTCGTTCTTGATGAAGCCGACGAAATGCTCAAAATGGGCTTCGTTGATGACGTGACTTGGATCATGGAACAAGCACCAGAAACCGCGCAGCGCGTGTTGTTCTCAGCTACCATGCCTCCAATGGTGAAAACCATTGTTGAGCGCTTTTTGCGTGACCCGGCAAAAATTGACGTTGCTGGCCAAAACCACACGGTTGATAAAGTAGAGCAGCAGTTCTGGGTAGTAAAAGGCGTCGAGAAAGACGAGGCGATGTCTCGTTTACTTGAAACCGAAGAGACCGATGCGTCTATCGTCTTCGTTCGTACTCGTCAAGATACTGAGCGTTTGGCGGACTGGTTGTGTGCTCGTGGCTTTAAAGCGTCGGCACTGCACGGTGATATTCCTCAATCGTTGCGTGAGCGCACCGTTGATCATATCAAACAAGGCGTGATTGATATCTTGGTTGCGACCGACGTTGTGGCGCGTGGTCTTGATGTGCCACGTATTACCCACGTCTTTAACTACGATATTCCTTTCGATGTTGAGTCTTACATTCACCGTATCGGTCGTACTGGTCGTGCGGGACGTAAAGGTAAAGCGATTCTTCTTGTTCGCACCAACCAATTGCGTATGCTAAGAACCATCGAGCGCGTGACTAAGTCGTCAATGGAAGAAATTCAATTGCCGCACCGTGATAAAGTTGCTGAAGCGCGTCTTGCACAACTTGGTGAAACACTGGCTCTAGAAAAAGAGCACAAGTCTTTAGACAAGTTCACCGATTTGGTTAACCAGTTGCAATCGTCTTTAGAGATCGATGCTAATACGCTTGCGGCTATGCTGCTTAAGCGTCAGCAAGGTAAGCGTCCGTTGTTCTACGTGGGTGAAGACCCAATGATCGAAGCTATCGAGCGCGATAAGCAACGTCGTAAAGAGCGTCGTGAAAACGGTCCTCGTAGCAACACGAACCCACAAGATTGGGATACTTACCAGTTGCAAGTTGGTCGTGAGCAAGGTGTTCAGGTTAAAGACATTGTTGGTGCACTGGCTAACGAACTTGGCCTTGGTAAAGGGTCAATCGGTGCGATTAAACTTAACCCTGAGCACACGTTTGTTCAGTTGCCGAAGAGCCTGAGCTCGCAAGCGGCGACGCGTTTGAGCAAGCTTAAGATCCGTCAAAAAGACGTTGGCGCGGTTGTGTGTGACTTCAATGATTTCCGTGAGCCACGTGGTCGCCGCGATAACAACGGTGGTGGTCGTCGTGATGGCGGTCGTCGTGACGGTGGCGGTTACCGCGGCCAGCGCGATGGCGGAGCTCGTCGCGATGGTGAGCGTCGTTTTGACCGCAACCGCGGTGGTGACAATCGCGGTAATTTCCGCGGAGAGCGTGGTCATTCACGTCGTCGCCCTGCTGACGCTTAA
- a CDS encoding acetate/propionate family kinase: protein MSQSHVLVLNAGSSSLKFAIVDAQSGQETLSGIAEKLGLANAEISWKYQSEKHSESLSADGNPHDIAMQRIVALLQDLQLNDDFVAIGHRVVAGGESFKQTVAVDEAVIEEIEALAELAPLHNKANALAIRAAVKAYPMLPQFAVFDTAYHQTMPEKAFIYALPYELYKKDKVRRYGAHGTSHFYVAQQAAQQLGKPLSDLNAITVHLGNGASISAIKHGQSVDTSMGLTPLAGLMMGTRCGDIDPSVIEFLLTKGWSKEALFETLNKKSGFLGVSGVSSDAREIMEAVEQGHAGAKLAFEVFTYRVAKYIASYLVPLDRLDAVIFTGGIGENSLPIRREILNNLKILGFVEDAQGNEAARFGQAGQIGYSTIFDAPVFVIPTNEELVIAQQSVALL from the coding sequence ATGTCTCAATCCCATGTCCTGGTACTCAACGCAGGAAGTTCTTCATTAAAGTTTGCCATTGTCGATGCTCAAAGCGGCCAAGAGACTCTGAGCGGAATCGCGGAAAAGCTTGGGTTAGCCAACGCTGAAATCAGTTGGAAATATCAATCTGAAAAGCATTCAGAGAGCCTAAGCGCCGACGGCAATCCTCACGACATTGCGATGCAAAGAATCGTCGCGTTATTGCAAGACTTGCAGCTCAATGACGATTTTGTCGCCATAGGGCATCGCGTTGTGGCTGGCGGGGAAAGTTTTAAGCAAACCGTCGCTGTCGATGAGGCTGTGATTGAAGAGATTGAAGCGCTTGCTGAGTTGGCGCCTTTACACAATAAAGCCAACGCGCTTGCCATTCGCGCCGCCGTGAAAGCCTACCCCATGTTGCCTCAGTTTGCGGTCTTTGATACGGCCTATCATCAAACCATGCCGGAAAAAGCGTTTATTTATGCGCTGCCATATGAGTTGTATAAAAAAGACAAGGTTCGCCGTTACGGCGCACACGGCACCAGTCATTTCTATGTCGCGCAACAAGCGGCACAGCAATTGGGCAAACCCCTTAGCGATCTCAATGCCATTACGGTTCACCTTGGTAATGGCGCGTCAATCAGTGCGATTAAACACGGGCAAAGCGTCGATACCAGCATGGGGTTAACGCCGTTGGCCGGTTTGATGATGGGGACGCGTTGCGGTGATATTGATCCGAGTGTGATTGAGTTTTTATTGACCAAAGGGTGGTCGAAAGAGGCGCTGTTTGAAACGCTGAATAAAAAGTCGGGCTTTTTAGGCGTGTCTGGCGTGTCGTCTGATGCGCGAGAAATTATGGAGGCCGTCGAGCAAGGCCATGCGGGGGCAAAGCTGGCGTTTGAGGTGTTTACTTATCGCGTGGCGAAATACATTGCTTCTTATCTCGTGCCATTAGATCGTTTAGACGCGGTGATCTTTACCGGTGGGATAGGGGAGAACTCGTTGCCGATCCGCCGTGAGATCTTAAACAACCTTAAAATTTTGGGTTTTGTTGAGGATGCGCAAGGCAATGAAGCGGCTCGTTTTGGTCAAGCGGGGCAAATCGGTTATTCAACTATTTTTGATGCGCCGGTGTTTGTCATCCCAACCAATGAAGAGTTGGTGATCGCCCAGCAGTCGGTAGCCTTACTGTAA